Proteins encoded by one window of Lathyrus oleraceus cultivar Zhongwan6 chromosome 1, CAAS_Psat_ZW6_1.0, whole genome shotgun sequence:
- the LOC127115754 gene encoding perakine reductase — MGDIPRVKLGSQGLEVSKLGFGCSGITRKYYPHVPEEVAISLIKYAFDKGITFFDTADVYGPHGTNEIIVGKALKDLPREEIQIATKFGIVKMEPNNILVNGSPEYVRSCCEASLQRLGVEYIDLYYQHRVDTTIPIEDTMKELKKLVEEGKIKYIGLSEASPDTIRRAHAVHPVTAVQMEWSLWTREIEEDIVPLCRELGIGIVPYSPLGQGFFCGKAVPEGIPTNSSFLVSHPRLQGENLDKNKILYSRIQKLSEKHKCTTSQLALSWILHQGDFVVPIPGTTKTKNVDSNVGSFEVKLSKDDLKEITDAIPISEVAGYRMADIYVKCSWKFANTPPKA, encoded by the exons atgggAGATATTCCTAGAGTGAAGCTTGGTAGCCAAGGTTTAGAG GTTTCAAAGTTGGGATTTGGTTGCTCTGGCATCACAAGAAAGTATTACCCCCATGTTCCAGAAGAAGTTGCCATCTCTTTGATCAAATATGCATTCGACAAAGGAATCACCTTCTTTGATACAGCAGATGTTTATGGACCTCATGGAACCAATGAAATCATTGTCGGAAAG GCATTGAAGGACTTACCTCGCGAAGAGATTCAGATTGCGACAAAGTTTGGAATAGTGAAAATGGAACCAAACAATATCCTAGTAAATGGTTCACCAGAATATGTTCGATCATGTTGTGAAGCAAGCCTCCAACGCCTTGGAGTAGAATATATTGATCTCTATTATCAGCATCGTGTTGATACCACAATACCGATTGAGGATACC ATGAAAGAGCTTAAAAAGTTGGTGGAAGAAGGAAAGATAAAGTACATAGGGTTATCTGAAGCTAGTCCCGACACCATTAGAAGAGCACATGCTGTTCATCCTGTTACTGCTGTTCAAATGGAGTGGTCCCTTTGGACTCGCGAAATTGAGGAGGATATTGTTCCACTTTGCAG GGAACTTGGAATTGGAATAGTACCATACAGTCCTCTTGGCCAAGGGTTTTTCTGTGGCAAGGCTGTTCCGGAAGGAATACCTACAAACAGTAGTTTTCTG GTTTCACATCCAAGGTTACAAGGAGAGAATCTTGACAAGAACAAGATCTTATATTCTAGGATACAAAAGTTGTCCGAGAAACATAAATGTACAACTTCACAACTCGCTCTTTCATGGATTCTTCATCAAGGAGACTTTGTGGTACCAATCCCTG GAACAACCAAGACAAAAAATGTTGATAGTAACGTTGGTTCATTTGAAGTGAAGCTGAGCAAGGATGATTTGAAGGAGATTACAGATGCAATACCAATATCTGAGGTGGCAGGATATAGAATGGCTGATATTTATGTTAAGTGCTCATGGAAGTTTGCTAATACTCCACCAAAAGCATAG
- the LOC127136522 gene encoding perakine reductase, giving the protein MKEKRKRKMGDIVRVKLGSQGLEVSKLGFGCSGITGMYYSPISEEVGISLIQYAFNKGITFFDTADVYGPHGTNEIIVGKALKDLPREEIQIATKFGIVKMEPNNILVNGSPEYVRSCCEASLQRLGVDYIDLYYQHRVDTTIPIEDTMKELKKLVEEGKIKYIGLSEASPDTIRRAHAVHPITAVQMEWSLWTREIEQNIVPLCRELGIGIVPYSPLGRGFFAGKAVTESIPSSSVLVSHPRLQGENLDKNKILYSRIQKLSEKHKCTTSQLALSWILHQGDFVVPIPGTTKIKNVDSNVGSFEVKLSNDDLEEITDAIPISEVAGDRNTDINVKCSWKFANTPPKA; this is encoded by the exons ATGAAAgagaaaagaaagagaaaaatGGGCGACATTGTTAGAGTGAAGCTTGGAAGCCAAGGCCTAGAG GTTTCAAAGTTGGGATTTGGGTGTTCTGGCATCACTGGAATGTATTACTCCCCTATTTCAGAAGAGGTTGGAATCTCTTTGATCCAATATGCATTCAACAAAGGAATCACATTCTTTGATACAGCAGATGTTTATGGGCCTCATGGAACCAATGAAATCATTGTCGGAAAG GCATTGAAGGACTTGCCTCGCGAAGAGATTCAGATTGCGACGAAGTTTGGAATAGTGAAAATGGAACCAAACAATATCCTAGTAAATGGTTCACCAGAATATGTTCGATCATGTTGTGAAGCAAGCCTCCAACGCCTTGGAGTAGATTATATTGATCTCTATTATCAGCATCGTGTTGATACCACAATACCGATTGAGGATACA ATGAAAGAGCTTAAAAAGTTGGTGGAAGAAGGAAAGATAAAGTACATAGGATTATCCGAAGCTAGTCCCGACACCATTAGAAGAGCGCATGCTGTTCATCCTATTACTGCTGTTCAAATGGAGTGGTCCCTTTGGACTCGTGAAATTGAGCAGAATATTGTTCCACTTTGCAG GGAACTTGGAATTGGAATAGTACCATACAGCCCTCTAGGCCGCGGATTTTTCGCGGGCAAGGCTGTCACAGAAAGCATACCTTCAAGTAGTGTTCTG GTTTCACATCCAAGGTTACAAGGAGAGAATCTTGACAAGAACAAGATCTTATATTCTAGGATACAAAAGTTGTCGGAGAAACATAAATGTACAACTTCACAACTCGCTCTTTCATGGATTCTTCATCAAGGAGACTTTGTGGTACCAATCCCTG GAACAACCAAGATAAAAAATGTTGATAGTAATGTTGGTTCATTTGAAGTGAAGCTGAGCAATGATGATTTGGAGGAGATTACAGATGCAATACCAATATCTGAAGTAGCAGGAGATCGAAATACCGATATTAATGTTAAATGTTCATGGAAGTTTGCTAATACTCCACCTAAAGCATAG